Within the Solwaraspora sp. WMMA2056 genome, the region GAGGTCCTCGAAGACCCGGCAGCGGCCGTGGAACTCGGCCCGCCGGCGCAGCCCGGCACCGGCACCGGCACCGGCGGCACGGTAGCTGCCCATCGCGGCGTCGAGCGCCTCCGGCCCGAGGTCCCGGTAGATCAGCCCGAAGTCGGCCGCCGGATCGACCAGCGCGGCGTCACTCCAGTCGATGACCCCGGTGACCGCGCCGGTGTCCGGATCGACCAGGACATGTTCGATGCCGAGGTCGTTGTGGCTGAACACCAGCTGAGGCGGCCGAGACGGCGGCGTCGCCGCCAGGAATGCTCCGATCGCGGCGCGCCGGGCGGGCGGGAGCACCTCGGCCAGCGCATCGACGTACCCGGCGGCCTCCTGCCGCCACAGGTCGAGCGGCTGGTCGTCGGGCTCGGCCAGTCCGACCCAGATACGCGCCGGTGCCGTGTGCAGCCGGGCGAGCAGCGTGCCGAGGGCGGCGGCGACCGTGGTCGCGTGGCGGTGCCGTACCGGCCCCGGCAGGTCCGACAGCGCGGTCCCGGCGAGCCTGCGGTAGCCCAGCCAGCCGTCGCCGGTACGCAGCACCGGACGGGGTACCGGCACCGTAGCGAGCCCGGCGACGGCGTCGAGCAGGCGTGCCTCACGGTCGGTCGCCACCGGATCCGGCTGCTTCGGCACCCGCACGATCAGATCGCCGTCGACCTCGTAGCAGTCGTGGTCGAGTCCGTTGCCGATCAGGGTCACCGTCCGGACCGGCCGGCCGCCGAGGGCGGCGGTCACGGCGGCGCGGACGGCGTCGACCCGGTGGTCCGCCGTAGTCACCGACCCACCGTATTCGGTCCGCCGACGCTCCGGCACCACGGTCGCCACGGCGCACCGTGACGCCCTGGTCACCGGATTGATCTCCCGCAGGTGGGGGTGCACGCACTTGTTACGGTCGTCGACCGGTGGACCGACTGGAGGACGGCAGGAATGAACGGGACAGTGGCGTACCTGGTGACCGGGCTGGGATGTCTGATCGCAGTCGCCGGGATCGCGGCCGTGGCGGTCGGCGTCTGGCGGGCGAAGGTCCGCTCCGGCACTGCCGGCGGCGGAGCGGCCAAGGGCCGACCGGTCGACCCGTTCCACACCGGCGACACCGACGCGGTGCGCGGAGATCCCCGCCGGCTCGGGCCGGGCGACATCGTCGAGTTCCGGGGCCAGTCGTACGCCGTACGGGGCAGCGTGCACTTCACCGAGGGCAGCTGGACCTGGAGCGAACACTTCCTCGACGACGCGCGCGGCGACAAGCTGTGGCTGTCGGTGGAGTCGGATCCGGAC harbors:
- a CDS encoding aminoglycoside phosphotransferase family protein, giving the protein MTTADHRVDAVRAAVTAALGGRPVRTVTLIGNGLDHDCYEVDGDLIVRVPKQPDPVATDREARLLDAVAGLATVPVPRPVLRTGDGWLGYRRLAGTALSDLPGPVRHRHATTVAAALGTLLARLHTAPARIWVGLAEPDDQPLDLWRQEAAGYVDALAEVLPPARRAAIGAFLAATPPSRPPQLVFSHNDLGIEHVLVDPDTGAVTGVIDWSDAALVDPAADFGLIYRDLGPEALDAAMGSYRAAGAGAGAGLRRRAEFHGRCRVFEDLAYGVRTGRDRYVDTSLTALAWLFPG
- a CDS encoding DUF4178 domain-containing protein yields the protein MNGTVAYLVTGLGCLIAVAGIAAVAVGVWRAKVRSGTAGGGAAKGRPVDPFHTGDTDAVRGDPRRLGPGDIVEFRGQSYAVRGSVHFTEGSWTWSEHFLDDARGDKLWLSVESDPDLELVLWRSAPADLAPTPGARSLDVAGRRYRLDESGQARFTSVGATGLAPSGSVRYHDYVAPDDARLSFEGYGDSPRWEIGLGEVLHRAEVMIYPAGGPGSAGRTV